aggaccctaaggactcactTAAGCCCAGCCCTCGAACCCAGGCCGAGCCCCTTCCCATGCACAACCTGCGCAATCTGTGCGCGCTGCACAAAgggctctcgggtaggagtccttgttggcaaggactcctcccagcccacttacTCGAGTCCtatcatggctaggactccaccctaGACTCATCCACggccctggctagcccctggtcCCAGCCGAACCGGTCCCAGACCTGCACTCCCAAAAACTGTGAGTCAAAAAGTCACAACAGTCCAAGCATGGTTCCAGCTTCCATGTTTCATGAATTACAACGTTTTTAGGTGTTTCTAGGACTctatatttcatgaaaacaatgcttgatcaatacctatatcatggcagcccttaaaCCATACAAAAACATGAATTGAGAATCAAAAACTTTGCTTGAAATTTCATGTGAcatacaaaaacgaaaatacacaaagtgtcacttgttttccatatttttttttcatgcataaaaacatattatggtgtgatgatgagtaaaaggagaatatggcgtgcctttgcgttttaaacgcatgattattcgttgacgatttgcgaagaacggagcaagaccttggctAGAACTTTTTCCTTGCAAAAATTCTCGACTTCCCCTTGGTTTTGATGTGTGTGATTTTTCGTGTATATGGAGTGTTTTGGGAGAGAATTTTTCTAAAATCGGCATGACATGCATAGGGTTTTGGGGTGGGattaacatattatatagttaattatgtcctaacaaggctttaggcctattaagcataAGTTTAGGCCCATAGTACtagattaggatttaattaaaatattaaaattgttttagtaaaaataagtttgtgaatttaatagccgggttgccaaaaagttcgtatttttgttgaaaaaccaacaccgataaaatttacgtcccggcgtataaaatcacctcaaaacttcttgttttcaaaaataagaaaatgtaacacctttaatttaaataattaaaaacaattatttaataaaaacattttacgtttttcaaccatcggtctccgttcctcgatcgcaactcgaataatccttaaaaatacagttttatgcataatgacaataaaaccctatttaacatataatcatgcatatcacataatcaattaatcaattaaaatcaattaattactcatttttcatatttcctagatttgcatgcagttggattacgttgtcTTAATTTTTAGACCTACTATAACGTACCGAACttttaactactttaaaatttgcgaaaaattaaaaattttcgcAATTAAATAGAAATCTTCAAATTGCGATAGAAATAaactgatcattcaaaatatttgcaactaaagatcacaaataaagtttgctaaaaaaaaCAACtgtttaaatatcgtaaacaataacgtgaaatcagagtctTTGAATCattgcataaaatcttaaaacaagggcggtcatcgggtttagcctcctgcgcagtccaagccggctcattagtccccacccctcgtctcctcaaaatcatcttcacctgcatcgatcaagtctagtgagtctaaagactcaacaagtaTAAATTGGATATAACAAatattacataataaaatcacatgcaactttaaagtagagcgtacatacttgaaacttgagcgtaatagcataaacatacttgaaacttgaacgtagtagcataaacgtaggcgtgccatcatcataagacttttcttaaacatacttgcatcatacatacttgagcatacataaaatcattttgcgtagagatatgtttcaaagcaagtgactcatacataaatactcctgatcaaactaaaccacagtactgggctggcagggaaagtccactaccacatacatgatatacccgttcataatttaacaggtggattggtccccgatcatactttaccgcttcccaatcctgatctaaacccggttatactttaccggggtggagaggtcctcggccacgttcaccgacttccaaacccgttcataatttggtcacaagacatttagcatacctcaaaaacttaaaatattttcttttgcacgtcgaacatacttacttggcgttgagggattcgttggatctcgcttggggtcactactgcacatactaacatgaattcgaatCCTTATCTTATATACCTTGACGTAATAACTATGCTCATACACAAACTTGACCAtttccttatgacattctaaatctctcgggactcgaccttGTTTAATCATcgcactaaaccaagacattgAACCCCAAAGCAATCAACATATTTTTCCCAAAAACGAAGTACACGATCCCCGTGCCCGGGTCCGtctatgggtccgtgtaggctctgtaaAAATATACCCGAAAAGAAgtaagggcacggaccccgtgttagGGTGCATCTCGGGGTCCGCGTTTCGGCCAtcacatttacatatacatataaatacttttgcaccattttaaaatgaaaaaaatttctagtactttttaagaaaacgaataagcagacgtttcacggTCTCCCCTGGCTCTCTTCAAGGCCTCTCTCTTCTGATTCTGGGCTTCTTGCATGTTGATGTATTTTTCCGCTCGGGATAAGAGATCTTCGAAATATCTAGGCAACTTTTTTGTCAAGGATCGAAAGAAATTTCCCTCCCACAATCCTTGTGTGAATGCAGTAATTTTGTCTCGGGAGCGCAAGCATGGATATCCAGAGCCACTCGATTGAATCTTTTGATATATGCTCTCAGAGTCTCGTCCGAGCTCTGTTTTACTTCGAATAAATTGAAAGCCGTCTTTTTATACTTCTCGCTACTGCTGAACTGATGAAAGAATACCTTTTGGAAATCATCAAAAGATTGGATGCTTTGAGATGCCAGCCCTTCGAACCATCTCTGGGCCGAGTCAACCAGGGTGGTTAGAAATACTTTGCCCTTAATTTGATCTCCATAGCAGTAAAGcatggccatattttcaaatttggCGAGATGTTCTTCATGATCAGAACTCCGTCGTAATCCTTAATCTTGGCTGATTTGTAATACCCGGACAGTGGTTCCCGGACGATGATATCAGAGAAAAGGCAACCCTTGATCTCAACTCGAGTGTTGCTTTTAGAGCCAACTTTCCCTTCCAGCACTTTCACTTTCTTTCTCAACTCCTCCAGCTCTTCTACTACGGTGGGAGATTTAGAACCAGCACTCGACTCCCTTCCTTCCTCCCTTCTACTTTCCTCTCGATCTTCCCGCCCTTGCTCATGTCCCTGTTCTGGCTTAGCAGAATGATGAGAAAGGGCTTTCTTTGCCAAGGTCGCCTCCACAGCATTAGACACAAGTTTAGCCAACTCTTTGGGTGTTAAGTTGATAACATGCTGGGTACCAAGGGGTGGCGGACCACCCGCACCATAGGGGAGTGCATTCTCTCCCTGGATCCGAGAATTTTCCTGATTCACTCTCCTAGTAGGAGCCATATCCACGTCTTAGAACTCAAGTTTTCCCACAGACGACGCCAATGATGCGATTCGGGTTAAACGGATGAGCTGGGTCAGGTACTCtaccggatctgctatcaagaTAATGAGAGAAATATGAGCGAAGTGTGTCTGAACCAAAAGCTTCTTTCCCGGACAAATGGGATGACCTGGACTCAAACCAAGTGAATGGGCGTCGGAGAGGTGTCCGACGTAGCCattccgatgcttaagtcagttaATTATTCCACaaagaaccaatgtaaccaagtgatggtcGTCATATTGGTGTGaaagaaatggtttgaacaaTAAATGAGCAATGAATGCTAGTGTATCCAATATATGTGAATGAATTAAATGCAAAGAGAGAACCTcgtatttatagtaggagaaaTGATGATGATCTTGTTCTGCGTGCTATctactaattatagtagggCGGCTGATCATACCCTatgttctgacatgtcaaatcttacACTAGTCACATTCATCCTACCTGATTTTGTCAACAATTTGGATCGGTGTCAAAGATGGGACAGTCACCCATATCCTATTTTGCTAGTATACTCAAGTACGGTCCTCATATCGAGGTAGCCCGAGTAAGAAGTTCCCAAGAACTTTCATGAGAGCTCGGGCATTCGATAGCCGGGGGAGATGTCTCGGGAATTCGCCTAAGAGCCCGGGCACAATCCATACCCCTGACCCGGACACAATTCATGACCCGAGCTATCCCAGGCACATCATCAAATATCTATATGTATCATCTTTGTATCTTTtagttgaaaaaatatttaatttaatcatcAACATTGAatgaataattttaaaaacatactcaatttatttaaatttcattaatttcttgaagaaaaacgAATATATAAGATTACATTATCGATGTTTTTGTCGTTTTTCAAAACTTATGagttaaataacaaaaatattgaacttgttaaTGAGAAACTTTTGAGGTACCATGTGAACATGTATCGTAACTATGATTTTTAACTGGTATGCCTTTTTTTTCGTTAAAAAATTCTGGGCACATGTGCTCCGATAGAACTTGCTGAGGTACTATTTCAAACAAATGGAATTTCTGTCTCACGTTTGAATAGCCATTTCATTGTGAGACTACAAGACTTGAAATTGCTTTAAGGATATCAAATCCACCGGCCGATGATAAGATTAACAAGTCTCCTTAAAAACACAAAACAGAGGAGACACCACAAAGACTCTTATCTATCACAACAACATTGCCCTGCTATCGAGCCTATTCGATTGAAGATGCTTTCAACGCCTCCGATATCCTTGCGCCCAAACTCTGCTTTGTCTCAGGAGAAACGCCATGCTTTCCAATGATCGTTTCCAACACCGCTTCCGACAGTTGTTTGTTTTCTATCACCGCATTCTCTTTCTCAGGTAAGCTACCGTCTTTGGAGAAACTGATCTACAAGGGGACAATTGCAGCCTATTAAGACATTAATTTGTTGCAAGACAGACATAATCTATCTTGTTTCTGCCCAGTTACGCACTTACCCACAGTGATCCTCGAGGTGATTGGGTGAAGCAGATGGATGCCCCAGGTGGGAAGCTTTCGTTCTTGAAAATCTCCTGAAACTTGCTGGTTGCTTCAGACTCTGCGTCGCTGAAGGTTCCGATTGATTTCCAGTATGCAATGCAGTTCTCTACCACCTTCTCCGAGTACTTCTGACCAGTTAATGGCAagatcatcctcacctgcgtGAATTTCTCGAAGGGACCTATAAAATATGCAGACGTGAGAGACGGAGAACATGTAACAGCACATCGTTTGAGATCAAGAAAAAAGGGCGAAGATCACCAGTCACGATGTCCATAAAAAATTCGAGAGAATCCGTCAACTCTTGGGCGCTCTTGCCCTTCCACTTGTCGGCGAGCGCAGTAACGGCGTTTTTCTCAAGGTACACACCGATAGCGGTGATCTTGATGAACTTCCCCTCGATTTCCAACCCTCTCGCCCCTGAACCCATTCATCGCCGCTCTTATGACAATTAACATgaaaaattcatgaaataagaAGCACCACTCACCTGCGCCGCCGAGGAAGAACGTCTTGGTGGATCCCGGCGGCTTCACCAACGATGGGAACTCGCGAGACTCGATCTGTAGCTTGGTGATAGACATTCCCTCCCCACCGCACGCTGAACTGCTTTGAGTAACAAAAATGTGGTAAGCTACCTACTTGGTTTGATGGATGGaatgaaattatatatatatatatataaatatataaaatttgacCGACGGTTCAGGAAAGTATGCTTGGTGGGTGTGAAAATGATGGTTTAATGGGACATTGCCGTCTTTTACTATGGATGACAAAAATAACTCGATCTCATAatggggttttttttaaaaatattataaagtaaaataataattatataaatattgcAAAATGAGAATGTTTGTAAAACTATAACAATCGGCTGCACACTGCAGCGGATTCCGtgtgtattctcctataaataaaaATGTTCCTCACTTCAAATTGTACACTTTCCTTCTTTCCTTTCGTCGTCCGAAAATATTTCTTCTCCGTAATAATTCTCGCATTCATCCGATTCATATGCGCAGAATCCATCTTTTCTAATTCGATAttgtattaatattatttgttgattttatcaTTCTTTTCATTTGAAGATATATCAAGAGATAATGCTTAATTTcgttgataatattataattatatattaaaaattaatattttttgtgtaatttttttgataatacTTATCATTTATTTCAGATATTACACCGTCCGTTGATATTATTACAAGTTTCGTATAATTACGTCGGAGAAGGTAATTTAAGtaattcttttaatattttgtttgtattatttatattatattaatgtaattataattttattcgttaacattatatgattaagtataatttagttaaatattatatttttaatattaatcgtaatattaaaaaatagttggaatattaaaaaaataataaatatgatattgtgttttttgaaatatttgaaggttaatatttttaatttaattaaattaatttaatataagaaTGAGTTAATATTATTGTATTTAATACTAATGAAATTATAAAgtattttgttatgtttttttcaaaaatttataaaaatttatatatgaaaTAGTGTTTAGTTACTCTTTAACTTTGGGcactttaatataatttatataatattataaaaaattttatgttgatgCAAAGTAATATAAGAAATTGATAATTctgattaaaatatttttatccaactatatattttgaactaacttacttaaaagtttaatacaaataaattatattaatttttaatctgtgttgttatatacaaaatttttttgaaaattatataataaaattgcaccGAGTATTTGGTGAATTCAGCAGTCCTTCAGATCAAGTTTTCGGCATTTTTCTTGCGCAGCTCTTTATTTTTCTTCACTCCGTGGTATTATTTGTTAGTTATAAAGAATATGTGATTCTCCTCCCTTTATAAATTGCATCGATCGTGTGATTATTGGAATTcctaatttgatttgatatttttCTGTCAAATCTTAGAATTTTAGATAATTGCGCCGAGTATCAGCAATTCAGAATTTGATTTCGGAGAATTGTGCTGAGTAACAGAATTTGGGAGAATTGCGCCGAGTCTAAGtcgaatatatattttttctttctatattgaattgttttatgtatattatatctgataatttatgtaattaattGCAGATATTAAACTCCGATAGCTCATTTAATTACAAATTCAACTGAATGACATTTGAAAAGGTaatttcaataatttcttatattataattttattatttatgtt
This sequence is a window from Primulina tabacum isolate GXHZ01 chromosome 17, ASM2559414v2, whole genome shotgun sequence. Protein-coding genes within it:
- the LOC142531679 gene encoding chalcone--flavanone isomerase encodes the protein MSITKLQIESREFPSLVKPPGSTKTFFLGGAGARGLEIEGKFIKITAIGVYLEKNAVTALADKWKGKSAQELTDSLEFFMDIVTGPFEKFTQVRMILPLTGQKYSEKVVENCIAYWKSIGTFSDAESEATSKFQEIFKNESFPPGASICFTQSPRGSLWISFSKDGSLPEKENAVIENKQLSEAVLETIIGKHGVSPETKQSLGARISEALKASSIE